From a region of the Deinococcus misasensis DSM 22328 genome:
- a CDS encoding DUF1800 domain-containing protein — protein MLKPHAGPFRPEEAAHLLRRTCWGAPLARVQQVAEQGLQKTVDDLLNPRGGTAQKNPFDYRDSINPGRGFQLTQLNWLFEMLHGPQPFRENLTLMWHNHFVVATDKVKSGAVLTSYLDTLRKNALGNFTELTLSVSKHPAMLRYLDNDMNVKGRPNENFSRELLELFTVGIGNYTEKDIQEGARALTGWSIKRVGKGTPEEGAEFVYAKNKHDTGTKTYLGKTGNFSGEDIVEMASAHPATATFISRKILRHFVSDTPEESDVRALAETFIRTRGDLKTVIREVLLSEAFFSQKARESRIKGPIDYIVGTLRTANTPPAENDKYYETLLKTLARLGQLPLSPPDVSGWHGGRDWISDATLLTRMRFAAQVSKTLKNKKDLHFALMGRNNPAVENLIRDLPADKQAYLLMVSPEYQLA, from the coding sequence ATGTTGAAACCCCATGCAGGGCCTTTCCGACCAGAGGAAGCGGCCCATCTGCTCAGACGCACCTGTTGGGGTGCACCTCTGGCCCGCGTCCAGCAGGTTGCCGAACAGGGCCTCCAGAAAACCGTGGATGACCTGCTGAACCCCAGAGGGGGCACAGCCCAGAAAAATCCTTTTGATTACCGTGATTCCATCAATCCAGGACGGGGATTTCAACTCACCCAACTGAACTGGCTTTTTGAGATGCTGCACGGACCCCAGCCTTTTCGGGAAAACCTGACCCTGATGTGGCACAACCATTTTGTGGTGGCCACCGACAAGGTGAAATCGGGAGCTGTGCTGACCAGTTATCTGGACACCCTGCGCAAAAATGCTCTGGGCAACTTCACGGAACTCACCCTGTCCGTTTCCAAACACCCGGCCATGCTGCGGTATCTGGACAACGACATGAACGTCAAAGGCCGCCCGAACGAAAACTTTTCCCGAGAACTGCTGGAACTGTTCACAGTGGGCATCGGCAACTACACCGAAAAAGACATTCAGGAGGGGGCCAGAGCCCTCACCGGATGGTCCATCAAACGGGTGGGCAAAGGCACCCCTGAAGAAGGGGCAGAGTTCGTGTACGCCAAAAACAAGCACGACACAGGCACCAAAACCTACCTCGGGAAAACCGGCAACTTCAGTGGTGAGGACATCGTCGAAATGGCCAGTGCCCATCCTGCCACCGCCACCTTCATCAGCAGAAAAATCCTGCGCCATTTTGTATCAGACACCCCCGAGGAGTCGGATGTGCGGGCTCTGGCCGAGACGTTCATCCGCACAAGGGGCGATCTGAAGACCGTGATTCGGGAGGTGCTGCTCAGCGAAGCTTTTTTCAGCCAGAAAGCCAGAGAAAGCCGCATCAAGGGACCCATCGATTACATTGTGGGCACCCTCAGAACCGCCAACACACCACCCGCAGAGAACGACAAGTATTACGAGACCTTGCTGAAAACCCTGGCCCGCCTCGGGCAACTGCCGCTCTCCCCTCCGGATGTGAGCGGATGGCACGGAGGCCGGGACTGGATCAGCGATGCCACCCTGCTCACCCGCATGCGGTTTGCTGCACAGGTCAGCAAGACACTCAAAAACAAAAAAGACCTGCATTTTGCCCTGATGGGCAGAAACAATCCAGCAGTGGAAAACCTGATCCGTGATTTGCCCGCCGACAAACAGGCTTACCTGTTGATGGTCTCGCCCGAGTACCAGTTGGCCTGA
- a CDS encoding GNAT family N-acetyltransferase, translated as MFFQRSNASKDSVKRFLMQVLAQDCNTVPQAFSTDALIVCEAGLTPGRRRFPFRDPYFLMVTCGTGTVVSTVAPRIAVVRRMLEGLHRDEIFSGKGMHLLSELVGLDGQFLAGPDLKFSCSQQDFTPCKPPRGLRMEVLQNSAIHQLYQTDGFRHALRYSEHSSRPDTIAVAGYLDNDLIGVAGACADTDDLWQIGVDVLPGIQAKGVGKALVSELTQKVLKVGKIPYYSTSIANLHSRNLAHALGYFSVWTEIYAVAEKKLEPVTRLGRY; from the coding sequence ATGTTTTTTCAGCGCAGCAATGCCAGCAAAGATTCGGTCAAGCGCTTTTTGATGCAGGTGCTGGCACAGGACTGCAACACCGTTCCGCAGGCTTTTTCCACAGATGCCCTGATCGTCTGTGAGGCAGGACTGACCCCTGGACGCAGGCGTTTCCCGTTCAGGGACCCTTATTTTTTGATGGTCACTTGCGGTACAGGCACGGTGGTTTCCACCGTGGCCCCCAGAATTGCTGTGGTGCGCCGGATGCTGGAAGGCCTGCACCGAGATGAAATTTTCTCTGGAAAGGGCATGCATCTGCTTTCAGAGTTGGTGGGTCTGGATGGACAGTTTCTGGCCGGACCGGACCTCAAATTCAGTTGCTCCCAGCAGGATTTCACCCCCTGTAAGCCCCCCAGAGGCTTGCGCATGGAGGTGCTGCAAAACAGTGCCATCCACCAGCTTTACCAGACAGATGGGTTTCGCCATGCCCTCAGGTACTCAGAGCATTCCAGCAGACCAGACACCATTGCAGTGGCAGGTTACCTCGACAATGACCTGATCGGGGTTGCCGGGGCCTGCGCCGACACAGATGACCTCTGGCAAATTGGTGTGGATGTGCTGCCCGGCATTCAGGCCAAGGGGGTTGGGAAAGCACTGGTCAGCGAACTGACCCAGAAGGTGCTCAAAGTGGGCAAAATCCCTTATTATTCCACCAGCATTGCCAACCTCCACTCCAGGAATCTGGCCCATGCTCTGGGGTATTTTTCAGTCTGGACCGAGATTTACGCTGTTGCAGAGAAAAAACTGGAACCTGTGACCCGTCTGGGTAGGTACTGA
- a CDS encoding RNA polymerase sigma factor produces the protein MYEHLSDQQLLPLARRDHRAYEALMRRHLPRMHAVACGIVGESNAEDVLQEVLWSTYRNLKNFRGDAEFSTWVYRITMNACYQALRKPQADITPLDDLDPASPQNVAANAEHQQVRDLIQEGLQSLPAEQREAFSLREFLDMEYQQIADVLGVQLGTVKSRINRAKQALKQFLLQRGVKP, from the coding sequence ATGTACGAGCATCTGAGCGATCAACAACTTCTTCCCCTTGCGAGGCGTGACCACCGTGCCTACGAGGCCCTCATGCGCAGACACCTGCCCAGAATGCATGCGGTGGCCTGTGGCATCGTCGGAGAGAGCAACGCTGAAGATGTGCTGCAAGAAGTGCTCTGGAGCACCTACCGCAACCTCAAGAATTTTCGGGGGGATGCAGAGTTTTCAACGTGGGTGTACCGCATCACCATGAACGCCTGTTATCAGGCCCTCAGGAAACCCCAAGCCGACATCACCCCTCTGGACGATCTGGATCCGGCCTCACCACAGAATGTGGCAGCGAACGCAGAACACCAGCAGGTCCGGGATTTGATTCAGGAAGGTTTGCAGTCCCTGCCTGCAGAACAACGGGAAGCCTTCTCTTTGCGGGAATTTCTGGACATGGAGTACCAGCAGATTGCAGATGTGCTCGGGGTGCAACTCGGAACGGTCAAATCCAGAATCAACCGGGCCAAGCAGGCCCTCAAGCAATTTCTCCTCCAGCGTGGAGTGAAACCCTAG
- a CDS encoding thymidine kinase, with protein MRDRLMHTTGHLEVIVGPMFSGKSEELIRRVTRAVIARQSVAVFKPAIDDRYHQTQVASHNGRSIEAHAVQSSEDIRNLVYGNTPLLPSETALPDVIAIDEAQFFDAGLVPLVNELADQGVRVILAGLDQDFRGEPFSFIPEVLARAEVVDKLTAICVVCGGPATRTQRLIGGKPARYDDPIVLVGASESYEARCRAHHEVLQAVLR; from the coding sequence ATGCGTGATCGTTTAATGCACACCACAGGTCACCTCGAAGTGATCGTTGGACCGATGTTCTCTGGCAAATCCGAGGAGTTGATCCGCCGGGTGACAAGGGCCGTGATTGCCCGCCAGAGCGTTGCCGTTTTCAAACCCGCCATCGATGACCGTTACCACCAGACACAGGTGGCGAGTCACAATGGGCGCAGCATCGAAGCGCATGCCGTGCAGTCCAGTGAAGACATCCGCAATCTGGTTTACGGAAACACCCCACTCTTGCCTTCAGAGACCGCTTTGCCAGATGTGATTGCCATCGACGAAGCCCAGTTCTTCGATGCCGGTCTGGTCCCTCTGGTCAATGAATTGGCCGATCAAGGGGTCCGGGTGATTCTGGCCGGTCTGGATCAAGATTTTCGCGGTGAACCTTTCAGCTTCATCCCGGAAGTGCTGGCCCGTGCCGAAGTGGTGGACAAACTGACCGCCATTTGTGTGGTTTGTGGAGGTCCAGCCACCCGCACCCAGCGCCTGATTGGCGGCAAACCTGCCCGTTACGATGATCCCATCGTGCTGGTGGGGGCCAGTGAGTCCTATGAAGCCCGTTGCCGTGCCCACCACGAAGTGTTGCAGGCTGTCCTGAGGTAA
- a CDS encoding DUF1501 domain-containing protein: MQRRDFLKMTSMALAITSGMPQFLARAATQAGGEKTLVVIQLSGGNDGLNTLVPYGNDAYYAARPNIAIPRKDVLPITDVLGMNPNLRSFLPLLENDEFAWIENVGYPNPNRSHFASMAIWHTADPTGASREGWIGRIAETIGDPFCATYLGDIPPLAVRSDTLTLPVVDDPDTYQVTLPSGLEDEYQTLLKLRRGGEAAFIQQSTLNMLQHTRATQQNLKKYRTGAKYPDNKFASRLQDLAKLIASGEAGRILYTSLGGFDTHAAQRAEQDELLTILSEGLTAFRADLMAQGLYDKVMVLAFSEFGRRVHENNSAGTDHGKGGVMFAFGKGVKGGIHGESPDLENLDDGDVRYKVDFRGVYARTLKNWLNLNPAEVLGKDFDGPAFI, translated from the coding sequence ATGCAAAGACGCGACTTTCTGAAAATGACCAGCATGGCCCTTGCGATCACCTCGGGCATGCCACAATTTCTGGCCAGAGCGGCCACGCAGGCTGGAGGCGAGAAAACCCTGGTGGTGATTCAGCTTTCTGGCGGAAACGACGGCCTGAACACCCTTGTTCCCTATGGCAACGACGCCTACTACGCTGCAAGGCCCAACATCGCCATTCCCAGAAAAGACGTGCTGCCCATCACCGATGTGCTGGGCATGAATCCAAACCTGCGAAGCTTCCTGCCGCTTCTGGAAAATGATGAATTCGCATGGATTGAGAATGTGGGCTACCCCAACCCCAACCGCAGCCACTTTGCCAGCATGGCGATCTGGCACACCGCAGATCCCACAGGGGCCTCCAGAGAAGGCTGGATTGGCCGCATTGCTGAAACCATCGGGGATCCTTTCTGTGCCACCTATTTGGGCGACATTCCCCCTCTGGCCGTGCGCAGCGACACCCTGACCCTGCCTGTGGTGGACGATCCCGACACCTATCAGGTGACCCTCCCCTCTGGCCTTGAAGACGAATACCAGACGCTCCTCAAACTGAGGAGGGGCGGTGAGGCTGCATTCATCCAGCAGAGCACCCTCAACATGCTTCAACACACCAGAGCCACCCAGCAAAACCTCAAAAAGTACCGCACAGGGGCCAAATACCCGGACAACAAGTTTGCCAGCCGTTTGCAGGATCTGGCCAAACTGATTGCCTCGGGCGAGGCAGGACGCATCCTGTACACCTCTCTGGGGGGCTTTGACACCCACGCTGCCCAGAGGGCCGAACAGGATGAATTGCTGACCATCCTCTCTGAAGGGCTGACGGCCTTCCGTGCCGATCTGATGGCGCAGGGTCTGTACGACAAGGTGATGGTGCTGGCGTTCAGTGAGTTCGGCAGACGGGTCCACGAGAACAACTCCGCAGGCACCGACCACGGCAAGGGTGGCGTGATGTTCGCCTTTGGCAAAGGGGTCAAAGGGGGCATCCACGGTGAAAGCCCCGATCTGGAAAACCTCGATGATGGGGATGTGCGCTACAAGGTGGATTTCCGTGGGGTGTATGCCCGCACCCTGAAAAACTGGCTGAACCTCAATCCAGCAGAGGTGCTGGGCAAGGACTTCGATGGCCCGGCGTTCATTTGA
- a CDS encoding TCR/Tet family MFS transporter — MITLLLDVLGFGLIIPIFPELIKEVAHEDTAHAALTLGYLVAVFSLVQFIFSPILGGLSDQYGRRPILLVSLFGLALDYLLLAFAPSLGWVWVGRIIAGMTAANITAATAYIADVSKPEDRAKNFGMMGAVFSLGFIIGPAVGGFLGEYSTRLPFFFAAGLAFLNWLYGFFILPESHKPENRKPFNIRNANPLASLKLLKKYPVVFNLTGMFLLTNLANQLLQNVWVLYTAERYGWGPQANGFSLTAVGVVGAVVQGVLVGLLIPKLGEKRAILIGLFIGVAQFVAYGLATQGWMVYAIIVIGAIGGIAGPAIQGLVSRHVSEKEQGAIQGALSGLWSLVSIFGPILATSIFAYFTNQKAGNPYIPGMPFFVAAFMMLLGAFIAIWAFKSKRYDDPMKVKALD, encoded by the coding sequence ATGATCACACTGCTGCTGGATGTATTGGGCTTTGGCCTGATCATTCCCATTTTTCCAGAGCTGATCAAAGAAGTGGCCCATGAAGACACCGCCCACGCTGCCCTGACCCTGGGGTATCTGGTGGCGGTGTTTTCTCTGGTGCAGTTTATTTTCTCTCCGATTCTGGGAGGACTTTCAGACCAGTACGGACGCAGACCCATTTTGCTGGTTTCTCTGTTTGGCCTTGCACTGGATTACCTGTTGCTGGCTTTTGCCCCTTCTCTGGGCTGGGTCTGGGTGGGCCGCATCATTGCAGGCATGACCGCTGCCAACATCACCGCAGCCACCGCTTATATTGCAGACGTGTCCAAACCCGAGGACCGCGCCAAGAACTTCGGCATGATGGGGGCCGTCTTCAGTCTGGGCTTCATCATCGGTCCGGCGGTGGGGGGCTTTCTGGGTGAATACAGCACCCGACTGCCCTTCTTCTTCGCTGCAGGTCTGGCTTTCCTGAATTGGCTTTATGGCTTTTTCATCCTGCCAGAGTCCCACAAGCCCGAAAACCGCAAACCCTTCAACATCCGCAATGCCAACCCTCTGGCTTCTTTGAAGTTGCTGAAGAAGTACCCTGTGGTGTTCAACCTGACAGGCATGTTCCTGCTGACCAACCTGGCCAACCAGTTGCTGCAAAACGTGTGGGTGCTTTACACCGCTGAGCGTTACGGTTGGGGGCCTCAAGCCAACGGCTTCTCCCTGACGGCTGTGGGTGTGGTGGGTGCAGTGGTGCAAGGGGTGCTGGTGGGCTTGCTGATTCCCAAACTGGGCGAGAAACGGGCCATCTTGATTGGCCTGTTCATCGGGGTGGCCCAGTTTGTGGCTTACGGTCTGGCCACTCAGGGTTGGATGGTGTACGCCATCATCGTGATTGGAGCCATCGGGGGCATTGCAGGTCCTGCCATTCAGGGTCTGGTTTCCCGCCATGTTTCTGAAAAAGAACAGGGGGCCATTCAAGGGGCGCTCTCTGGCCTGTGGAGTCTGGTGAGCATTTTTGGTCCGATTCTGGCCACCAGCATCTTCGCTTACTTCACCAACCAGAAGGCTGGAAACCCTTACATTCCCGGCATGCCTTTCTTTGTGGCGGCCTTCATGATGTTGCTCGGGGCCTTCATTGCCATCTGGGCCTTCAAAAGCAAGCGCTACGATGATCCCATGAAAGTCAAAGCCCTCGACTGA